Within the Staphylococcus warneri genome, the region CTGATCTCGTCAACACCATTGTTACTCGCAGCATCTATTTCAATCACATCAGAATTAGTACCTTGAGTGATACCTTTACAAATCGCACACTCGTTACATGGTTCTCCATCTGTACTATTTGTACAATTAATAGCTTTAGCAAACACCTTAGCAATACTTGTTTTTCCTGTTCCTCTAGGGCCACTAAATATATAGGCATGGGATTGTTTCCCTTTAGATATCGCATTTCGCAAAGTTTTAGTTACATGTTCTTGTCCAACGACATCATCAAAACTTTGAGGACGATACATACGATATAACGCTTGATAATTCACCTTAGCACCTCCGTTTGCAATTACTCTCTATTATATCATTTGTGCTAGCATGTTCATCAATAAAAATTCTTTAACGCATAATACTTGGATATTTTACTTGTCCAATTGGTTGGTCTGTTAAATTATCCCATAGAAACTTCACTAATAAAGGCTGTGTGACATCTTCATCTTCAGAATATAAATCATATTCATTTGCTAATTGATATCCTAATTGAGTAAAGTACGATGTTTCTCGATCAACTACAATTGTAGTATACCCTTCTGATTTCGCACGTTCTTCAACAGCTTGAACTAGTGCTTTACCTAATCCTTGATTTCTTAATTCCTTTTTTACTGATAATGAAGCAACTGTCAAAGCGGT harbors:
- a CDS encoding GNAT family N-acetyltransferase, giving the protein MQIYLSTLTEVDYEESLNSIEANYDEQPEASWQEKALVKTLRKSDDYNYELEVIAKNEQNEVIGHIMLVEVSVISEEKTYTALTVASLSVKKELRNQGLGKALVQAVEERAKSEGYTTIVVDRETSYFTQLGYQLANEYDLYSEDEDVTQPLLVKFLWDNLTDQPIGQVKYPSIMR